The following are from one region of the Magallana gigas chromosome 6, xbMagGiga1.1, whole genome shotgun sequence genome:
- the LOC136276140 gene encoding uncharacterized protein, translated as MFKAVLDQTNKELKPTFDYMEGEEGVQGMDKRIDLQYFQRRRICPSVINNEPSQPKTPKLEDKSANVEVKLNAMKCKVLKVNRRVGNREAEEVYSFTYLDPNVSYKEEVPIITNADALQITPEQTQDLDSFEVKSTDPVVKDGPEFSAIGVIVHTVEDVQNMYRKVCIDPYTAAANSRILVYRFRREDGKTVENYHDDDEHGAGRRFLRYMQESEIHNSAFVVTRWMGDGHIGPQRFTIMESLMNDLANDLGSD; from the exons ATGTTCAAGGCAGTCCTTGACCAGACGAACAAAGAACTGAAACCCACCTTTGACTACATGGAAGGAGAAGAAGGTGTTCAAGGAATGGACAAACGGATTGATCTCCAATATTTCCAAAGAAG ACGAATATGCCCTTCTGTCATCAATAATGAACCATCTCAACCCAAGACACCAAAGCTGGAAGACAAATCAGCAAATGTTGAAGTTAAACTGAATGCCATGAAATGCAAAGTGTTGAAAGTGAACAGAAGAGTGGGAAATAGAGAAGCAGAAGAAGTTTACAGCTTCACATACCTTGACCCCAATGTCAG CTACAAAGAGGAAGTTCCAATCATCACAAATGCTGACGCACTCCAGATCACACCGGAGCAGACGCAAGACCTGGACTCTTTTGAAGTTAAATCTACTGATCCAGTTGTGAAAGACGGGCCCGAGTTCTCCGCGATCGGCGTCATAGTGCATACGGTAGAGGATGTGCAAAATATGTACCGCAAAGTTTGTATAGATCCGTACACGGCCGCCGCCAATAGCCGTATCCTCGTCTACAGGTTCAGAAGGGAAGACGGCAAAACAGTGGAAAACTACCATGACGATGATGAGCACGGTGCTGGACGTCGGTTTCTTCGGTATATGCAGGAAAGCGAGATCCATAATTCGGCATTTGTCGTCACCAGATGGATGGGAGATGGTCACATCGGTCCCCAAAGATTCACAATTATGGAATCGTTGATGAACGATTTGGCAAACGACCTAGGCAGTGACTAG